One Capra hircus breed San Clemente chromosome 27, ASM170441v1, whole genome shotgun sequence DNA window includes the following coding sequences:
- the NKX6-3 gene encoding homeobox protein Nkx-6.3 — MESNLQGPFLLNNTPLAQFSEMKAPVCQYAMQNSFYKLSPPGLGPQLPAGTPHGITDILSRPVAAPNSSLLPGYPHVAGFSGLGSQGVYYGPQVGSFSKAGSEYPTRTRNCWADAGQDWRGGRQCSSTADPLGDSIHKKKHTRPTFTGHQIFALEKTFEQTKYLAGPERARLAYSLGMTESQVKVWFQNRRTKWRKKSALEPSSSTPRAPGSAGAGGERAASETEDDEYNKPLDPDSDDEKIRLLLRKHRAAFSVLGLGAHGV; from the exons ATGGAGTCCAACCTGCAGGGCCCCTTCCTGCTGAACAACACGCCGCTGGCCCAGTTCTCGGAGATGAAGGCACCTGTGTGCCAGTACGCCATGCAGAACTCCTTCTACAAGCTCAGCCCCCCGGGCTTGGGCCCCCAGCTGCCGGCCGGGACCCCCCACGGCATCACGGACATCCTGAGCAGGCCCGTGGCCGCTCCCAACAGCAGCCTCCTGCCCGGCTACCCCCACGTGGCCGGCTTCAGTGGCCTCGGCTCCCAGGGGGTCTACTACGGCCCCCAGGTAGGGAGCTTCTCCAAGGCGGGGAGCGAGTACCCCACCCGGACCCGGAACTGCTGGGCGGACGCGGGCCAGGACTGGCGAGGCGGGCGGCAGTGCAGCAGCA CCGCGGACCCCTTGGGCGACAGCATCCACAAGAAAAAGCACACCCGGCCCACCTTCACGGGCCACCAGATCTTCGCCCTGGAAAAGACCTTCGAGCAGACCAAGTACTTGGCTGGCCCCGAGAGGGCGCGGCTGGCGTACTCCCTGGGGATGACCGAGTCGCAGGTCAAG GTGTGGTTCCAGAACCGAAGGACCAAGTGGCGGAAGAAGAGCGCCCTGGAGCCCTCGTCGTCCACGCCGCGGGCCCCGGGCAGCGCGGGCGCGGGCGGGGAGCGCGCGGCCTCGGAGACCGAGGACGACGAGTACAACAAGCCCCTGGACCCCGACTCGGACGACGAGAAGATCCGGCTGCTGCTGCGCAAGCATCGCGCCGCCTTCTCGGTGCTCGGCCTGGGCGCGCACGGCGTCTGA
- the ANK1 gene encoding ankyrin-1 isoform X5, with amino-acid sequence MWTFITQLLVTLVLLGFFLVSCQNVAHIVRGSLGFVLKHVHQELDKELGESEGLSDDEETISTRVVRRRVLLKGNELQNIPGEQVTEEHFTDEQGNVVTKKIVRKVVRQIDPSGADDTQELEEVISRGPPEDPSEMEADVDSFMTHAKVERRGSGLQPDLIEGRKGAQIVKRASLKRGKQ; translated from the exons ATGTGGACCTTCATCACCCAGCTCCTGGTCACCCTGGTGCTGCTGGGCTTCTTCCTGGTCAGCTGCCAGAATGTGGCGCACATCGTCCGGGGCTCCCTGGGCTTCGTGCTCAAGCACGTCCACCAGGAGCTGGACAAGGAGCTGGGGGAGAGTGAGGGGCTGAGTGACGACGAGGAGACCATCTCCACCAGGGTGGTCCGGCGCCGGGTCCTCCTGAAG GGGAATGAGCTTCAGAATATTCCAGGGGAGCAGGTGACGGAGGAGCATTTCACGGATGAGCAGGGCAATGTCGTCACCAAGAAG ATCGTTCGCAAAGTCGTTCGCCAGATAGACCCGTCTGGAGCCGATGACACCCAGGAGCTCGAGGAGGTGATTTCCAGGGGGCCCCCGGAGGACCCTAGTGAGATGGAGGCGGACGTTGATTCCTTTATGACTCACGCCAAG GTGGAGCGGAGAGGAAGTGGCCTGCAGCCGGACCTGATAGAGGGCAGGAAGGGGGCTCAGATAGTGAAGCGGGCCAGCCTCAAAAGGGGGAAGCAGTGA
- the ANK1 gene encoding ankyrin-1 isoform X6, with product MWTFITQLLVTLVLLGFFLVSCQNVAHIVRGSLGFVLKHVHQELDKELGESEGLSDDEETISTRVVRRRVLLKGNELQNIPGEQVTEEHFTDEQGNVVTKKIVRKVVRQIDPSGADDTQELEEVISRGPPEDPSEMEADVDSFMTHAKDHTSTPNP from the exons ATGTGGACCTTCATCACCCAGCTCCTGGTCACCCTGGTGCTGCTGGGCTTCTTCCTGGTCAGCTGCCAGAATGTGGCGCACATCGTCCGGGGCTCCCTGGGCTTCGTGCTCAAGCACGTCCACCAGGAGCTGGACAAGGAGCTGGGGGAGAGTGAGGGGCTGAGTGACGACGAGGAGACCATCTCCACCAGGGTGGTCCGGCGCCGGGTCCTCCTGAAG GGGAATGAGCTTCAGAATATTCCAGGGGAGCAGGTGACGGAGGAGCATTTCACGGATGAGCAGGGCAATGTCGTCACCAAGAAG ATCGTTCGCAAAGTCGTTCGCCAGATAGACCCGTCTGGAGCCGATGACACCCAGGAGCTCGAGGAGGTGATTTCCAGGGGGCCCCCGGAGGACCCTAGTGAGATGGAGGCGGACGTTGATTCCTTTATGACTCACGCCAAG GATCACACCTCAACACCCAACCCTTGA
- the ANK1 gene encoding ankyrin-1 isoform X7, with translation MWTFITQLLVTLVLLGFFLVSCQNVAHIVRGSLGFVLKHVHQELDKELGESEGLSDDEETISTRVVRRRVLLKGNELQNIPGEQVTEEHFTDEQGNVVTKKIVRKVVRQIDPSGADDTQELEEVERRGSGLQPDLIEGRKGAQIVKRASLKRGKQ, from the exons ATGTGGACCTTCATCACCCAGCTCCTGGTCACCCTGGTGCTGCTGGGCTTCTTCCTGGTCAGCTGCCAGAATGTGGCGCACATCGTCCGGGGCTCCCTGGGCTTCGTGCTCAAGCACGTCCACCAGGAGCTGGACAAGGAGCTGGGGGAGAGTGAGGGGCTGAGTGACGACGAGGAGACCATCTCCACCAGGGTGGTCCGGCGCCGGGTCCTCCTGAAG GGGAATGAGCTTCAGAATATTCCAGGGGAGCAGGTGACGGAGGAGCATTTCACGGATGAGCAGGGCAATGTCGTCACCAAGAAG ATCGTTCGCAAAGTCGTTCGCCAGATAGACCCGTCTGGAGCCGATGACACCCAGGAGCTCGAGGAG GTGGAGCGGAGAGGAAGTGGCCTGCAGCCGGACCTGATAGAGGGCAGGAAGGGGGCTCAGATAGTGAAGCGGGCCAGCCTCAAAAGGGGGAAGCAGTGA